A single region of the Asterias amurensis chromosome 19, ASM3211899v1 genome encodes:
- the LOC139951291 gene encoding uncharacterized protein isoform X1 encodes MSMRYGSVELSVPPGFQNILWLLSQEVLRVNPEKPLEFIAGFMDDLLAIREASGYDPVTQGDMMARVQEQYWRVQQERQNSKYGSEAVAVKTPYHSQPNGEAGDNNKELASDNADVLVTLAMHQDQGEGTGTSADNQDEVAMQQETGSKQLDSEPSEEEDNEGDTIQKEGTELGEPGQDADKVEDNGNEDSDQNAEDEG; translated from the exons ATGTCAATGCGGTACGGCTCAGTTGAGCTTAGTGTGCCTCCTGGATTCCAGAATATCTTATGGCTATTGTCTCAGGAGGTTCTACGAGTCAATCCAGAGAAACCATTGGAGTTCATTGCTGGATTCATGGATGATCTTCTAGCCATCAGGGAAG CATCTGGTTATGATCCAGTGACTCAAGGTGATATGATGGCTAGGGTACAGGAACAATACTGGCGAGTCCAACAAGAGAGACAAAACAGCAAGTATGGCAGTGAAGCAGTAGCTGTGAAGACACCCTACCACTCTCAACCCAATG GTGAAGCTGGTGACAATAATAAGGAGCTTGCCTCAGATAACGCAGATGTTCTGGTAACACTTGCCATGCATCAAGATCAGGGAGAAGGAACTGGTACTTCAG CAGATAACCAAGATGAAGTTGCTATGCAACAGGAAACGGGTTCCAAACAACTGGATTCAGAACCTTCTGAGGAAGAAGACAATGAGGGTGACACCATTCAGAAGGAGGGGACAGAATTAGGCGAGCCGGGGCAGGACGCTGACAAAGTTGAAGATAATG GTAATGAAGACTCAGACCAGAACGCAGAAGATGAGGGCTAG
- the LOC139951614 gene encoding uncharacterized protein isoform X1 — MEVVKSKHQGRQYGTNFTLGDDKTPLVSSYYKDYIESKRRTTEGADSVKQVLAKPPQCARILLSKEQFPAASIATTTNRRDYHRDRGASSAKVYRERLSDLQTIKTLHMQNSVVFGPPGGVGGSKGGWPADRFLSLAHEHYRDPAVTARLIMKSGQLTLSNNRTSRKQE; from the exons ATGGAGGTTGTCAAATCCAAGCACCAAGGTCGACAGTACGGCACCAACTTTACCCTGGGTGACGACAAAACACCTTTGGTTTCATCTTACTACAAGGATTACATCGAGTCTAAAAGacggacaacagagggcgctgacTCTGTCAAACAGGTTCTTGCAAAACCACCTCAATGTGCTAGG ATTTTGTTATCTAAAGAGCAATTCCCTGCTGCCTCTATAGCCACCACTACAAACCGCAGGGACTACCATCGAGACCGTGGGGCATCCAGCGCCAAGGTGTACCGGGAAAGACTCAGCGATTTACAGACAATTAAGACTCTTCACATGCAGAACTCCGTAGTGTTTGGTCCACCAGGAGGAGTCGGCGGGTCGAAGGGGGGATGGCCTGCCGATAGATTCCTCTCTCTCGCCCATGAGCACTACAGAGACCCAGCTGTCACAGCCAGACTCATCATGAAGTCCGGCCAACT
- the LOC139951291 gene encoding uncharacterized protein isoform X2 — translation MSMRYGSVELSVPPGFQNILWLLSQEVLRVNPEKPLEFIAGFMDDLLAIREASGYDPVTQGDMMARVQEQYWRVQQERQNSKYGSEAVAVKTPYHSQPNGEAGDNNKELASDNADVLVTLAMHQDQGEGTGTSDNQDEVAMQQETGSKQLDSEPSEEEDNEGDTIQKEGTELGEPGQDADKVEDNGNEDSDQNAEDEG, via the exons ATGTCAATGCGGTACGGCTCAGTTGAGCTTAGTGTGCCTCCTGGATTCCAGAATATCTTATGGCTATTGTCTCAGGAGGTTCTACGAGTCAATCCAGAGAAACCATTGGAGTTCATTGCTGGATTCATGGATGATCTTCTAGCCATCAGGGAAG CATCTGGTTATGATCCAGTGACTCAAGGTGATATGATGGCTAGGGTACAGGAACAATACTGGCGAGTCCAACAAGAGAGACAAAACAGCAAGTATGGCAGTGAAGCAGTAGCTGTGAAGACACCCTACCACTCTCAACCCAATG GTGAAGCTGGTGACAATAATAAGGAGCTTGCCTCAGATAACGCAGATGTTCTGGTAACACTTGCCATGCATCAAGATCAGGGAGAAGGAACTGGTACTTCAG ATAACCAAGATGAAGTTGCTATGCAACAGGAAACGGGTTCCAAACAACTGGATTCAGAACCTTCTGAGGAAGAAGACAATGAGGGTGACACCATTCAGAAGGAGGGGACAGAATTAGGCGAGCCGGGGCAGGACGCTGACAAAGTTGAAGATAATG GTAATGAAGACTCAGACCAGAACGCAGAAGATGAGGGCTAG
- the LOC139951614 gene encoding uncharacterized protein isoform X2 yields the protein MEVVKSKHQGRQYGTNFTLGDDKTPLVSSYYKDYIESKRRTTEGADSVKQVLAKPPQCARILLSKEQFPAASIATTTNRRDYHRDRGASSAKVYRERLSDLQTIKTLHMQNSVVFGPPGGVGGSKGGWPADRFLSLAHEHYRDPAVTARLIMKSGQL from the exons ATGGAGGTTGTCAAATCCAAGCACCAAGGTCGACAGTACGGCACCAACTTTACCCTGGGTGACGACAAAACACCTTTGGTTTCATCTTACTACAAGGATTACATCGAGTCTAAAAGacggacaacagagggcgctgacTCTGTCAAACAGGTTCTTGCAAAACCACCTCAATGTGCTAGG ATTTTGTTATCTAAAGAGCAATTCCCTGCTGCCTCTATAGCCACCACTACAAACCGCAGGGACTACCATCGAGACCGTGGGGCATCCAGCGCCAAGGTGTACCGGGAAAGACTCAGCGATTTACAGACAATTAAGACTCTTCACATGCAGAACTCCGTAGTGTTTGGTCCACCAGGAGGAGTCGGCGGGTCGAAGGGGGGATGGCCTGCCGATAGATTCCTCTCTCTCGCCCATGAGCACTACAGAGACCCAGCTGTCACAGCCAGACTCATCATGAAGTCCGGCCAACTGTAA